A window from Thermomonas aquatica encodes these proteins:
- the gspM gene encoding type II secretion system protein GspM produces MPRADRDRWLALALLLAALGLFYLLAVHPVFTQPLREADARIAELQERDARVRALLQQAPQIEQRLAEIDARGSASGFLAEPTAELATAALIQQLERVVEEVSPGSRGCAIINRAPLTGEPPPGRYRRVTVQVRLRCGNAETLGVLHALESARPYLFVDVVSVAAQRYFAIPGNNLPQEGGLDVSFDLYGYLRPAPVANSGEVPRG; encoded by the coding sequence ATGCCGCGCGCTGACCGCGATCGCTGGCTGGCGCTCGCGCTGCTGCTGGCGGCGCTGGGCCTGTTCTACCTGCTGGCGGTGCATCCCGTGTTCACCCAGCCGCTGCGCGAGGCCGATGCGCGCATCGCCGAACTGCAGGAGCGCGACGCGCGCGTGCGCGCCCTGCTGCAGCAGGCCCCGCAGATCGAGCAGCGCCTGGCCGAAATCGATGCGCGCGGCAGCGCCTCCGGTTTCCTGGCCGAGCCGACCGCGGAACTCGCCACCGCGGCCCTGATCCAGCAACTCGAGCGCGTGGTCGAAGAAGTCAGCCCCGGTAGCCGCGGCTGCGCGATCATCAACCGCGCGCCGCTCACCGGCGAGCCGCCGCCGGGCCGCTACCGCCGCGTCACCGTGCAGGTGCGCCTGCGCTGCGGCAACGCGGAAACCCTGGGCGTGCTGCATGCGCTGGAATCGGCGCGGCCGTACCTGTTCGTCGATGTGGTCAGCGTCGCCGCGCAGCGCTACTTCGCCATCCCCGGCAACAACCTGCCGCAGGAAGGCGGGCTGGACGTCAGCTTCGACCTGTACGGCTACCTGCGCCCGGCGCCGGTGGCGAACTCCGGCGAGGTGCCGCGTGGCTGA
- a CDS encoding PilN domain-containing protein: protein MSASLSPLARFESAGRGLRGFLAWWGAGLSAWLPAGWRQALAASSDRLLLQAQGDGLQLRRQGGNGVQDIANLPVPPARGEGIDPLAGVLTRHAAELPRWLMLPASSGLRRTLLLPAAARERLREVLAFEIERQTPFAIGDVLYDGRVLGVRDDGQLQAELVVVPRVRADAASAQLGALSGWLAGIDLADADGKPLGINLLPTAQRQQRANPWRIWNIALAAVALLALALGLSQVLDNRHAAAARLQADVAKRSAQARSVSQQRQRLVDAVEGGAYLQAQRNARPSAIEVMDELARRLPDGTYLEKVSIEGGQLTVIGLSNQAAALVGKLEGAKQWRAPALSGALQQDPRTRSDRFTLVAQLNDASADADAQAAGKEAADAAR from the coding sequence GTGAGCGCGTCGCTCTCGCCGTTGGCGCGCTTCGAGTCCGCCGGCCGCGGCCTGCGCGGGTTCCTGGCGTGGTGGGGCGCGGGGCTTTCGGCCTGGCTGCCGGCGGGCTGGCGGCAGGCGCTGGCGGCATCCTCGGATCGCCTGTTGCTGCAGGCGCAGGGCGACGGCCTGCAGTTGCGCCGGCAAGGCGGCAACGGAGTGCAGGACATCGCCAACCTGCCGGTGCCTCCGGCGCGCGGCGAGGGCATCGACCCGCTCGCCGGGGTATTGACCCGGCACGCCGCCGAACTGCCGCGCTGGCTGATGCTGCCCGCGAGCAGCGGGCTGCGCCGCACCCTGTTGTTGCCCGCCGCCGCGCGCGAACGCCTGCGCGAGGTGCTCGCCTTCGAGATCGAGCGGCAGACGCCGTTCGCGATCGGCGACGTGCTCTACGACGGCCGCGTGCTGGGCGTGCGCGACGACGGCCAGTTGCAGGCCGAGCTGGTGGTGGTGCCGCGCGTTCGCGCGGATGCGGCCAGCGCGCAGCTCGGCGCATTGTCGGGCTGGCTGGCCGGCATCGACCTGGCGGATGCCGACGGCAAGCCGCTGGGCATCAACCTGTTGCCGACGGCGCAACGCCAGCAGCGCGCGAATCCTTGGCGGATCTGGAACATCGCGCTGGCCGCGGTGGCGTTGCTCGCGCTCGCCCTCGGCCTGTCGCAGGTGCTGGACAACCGCCATGCCGCCGCCGCGCGGCTGCAGGCGGACGTGGCCAAGCGCAGCGCGCAGGCGCGCAGCGTGTCGCAGCAACGGCAGCGGCTGGTGGATGCGGTCGAAGGCGGCGCCTACCTGCAGGCGCAGCGCAATGCGCGGCCGTCGGCGATCGAGGTGATGGACGAGCTCGCGCGCCGCCTGCCCGACGGCACCTACCTGGAAAAGGTCTCGATCGAAGGCGGGCAGCTGACCGTGATCGGATTGTCCAACCAGGCCGCGGCCCTGGTCGGCAAGCTGGAGGGCGCCAAGCAGTGGCGCGCGCCGGCATTGAGCGGAGCCCTGCAGCAGGATCCGCGCACGCGCAGCGACCGCTTCACCCTGGTCGCGCAATTGAACGATGCCTCGGCCGACGCGGACGCGCAGGCCGCCGGCAAGGAGGCCGCCGATGCCGCGCGCTGA
- a CDS encoding general secretion pathway protein GspK produces the protein MSRIPRGAALLLVMWLILLLSGLVAGYAVAARIESMQGNGLARGIAAREAARAGVEYAAARMLDPDPARRWAADGRDYRFPFDAAQVVVSVRDEAGKIDLNAASHDLLLGFFVALGEKRDLANRLAGAIMDWRDQDSLTQPAGGAEDDDYAAAGLAWGAKDAPFETVAELEQVMGMRPALFASAAPYLTVFSGNAMPDPNSADGIVLQAMGVDRPRPVDPDAVPLAGSGTYSIDSRARLADGRRAHVSVILRLGGNGLPGSAYTPLRWQDGATP, from the coding sequence ATGAGCCGGATCCCGCGCGGCGCCGCCTTGTTGCTGGTGATGTGGCTGATCCTGCTGCTGAGCGGGCTGGTCGCCGGTTATGCGGTGGCGGCGCGGATCGAATCCATGCAAGGCAACGGGCTGGCGCGCGGCATCGCGGCGCGCGAAGCCGCGCGTGCCGGGGTGGAGTATGCGGCGGCGCGCATGCTCGATCCGGATCCGGCGCGGCGCTGGGCGGCGGATGGCCGCGACTACCGCTTCCCGTTCGACGCGGCGCAGGTCGTGGTGTCGGTGCGCGACGAGGCCGGCAAGATCGACCTCAATGCCGCCAGCCACGACCTGTTGCTCGGGTTTTTCGTCGCCCTCGGCGAAAAGCGCGACCTCGCCAACCGCCTGGCCGGCGCGATCATGGACTGGCGCGACCAGGACAGCCTGACCCAGCCCGCCGGCGGCGCGGAAGACGACGACTATGCGGCGGCGGGCCTGGCCTGGGGAGCGAAGGACGCGCCGTTCGAGACGGTCGCCGAGCTGGAACAGGTCATGGGCATGCGGCCGGCGTTGTTCGCATCGGCCGCGCCGTACCTGACCGTGTTCAGCGGCAACGCGATGCCCGATCCGAACAGCGCCGACGGCATCGTGCTGCAGGCGATGGGGGTGGATCGGCCGCGCCCGGTCGATCCCGACGCGGTGCCCTTGGCCGGCAGCGGCACGTATAGTATCGACAGCCGTGCCCGACTCGCCGATGGTCGCCGCGCACATGTTTCGGTCATTCTGCGGTTGGGGGGTAACGGTTTGCCGGGTTCCGCATACACGCCGCTGCGTTGGCAGGACGGAGCGACGCCGTGA
- a CDS encoding general secretion pathway protein GspJ: MLLAAGLALGFATVRAAGATAQRGEAIAARNERMRAVSEFLRRRIGSAQGMVFELDPGTGASRRFGGEAQDMRFVADLPDYLGRGGPHLHALRVRRDGDGLALLVDFRMVLAGQTVQGGDARPPEPLADGLRSVAFAYRGPGKDGRPAPWLYEWEHPDALPSQVRVRIADAQGAWPDMVVALPQSSSYGVAPEDAK, from the coding sequence ATGCTGCTCGCCGCCGGCCTGGCGCTCGGGTTCGCGACGGTGCGCGCGGCCGGCGCCACCGCGCAGCGCGGCGAGGCGATCGCGGCGCGCAACGAACGCATGCGCGCGGTCTCCGAATTCCTGCGCCGGCGGATCGGCAGCGCCCAGGGCATGGTGTTCGAGCTCGATCCGGGCACCGGCGCCTCGCGGCGCTTCGGCGGCGAGGCGCAGGACATGCGCTTCGTCGCCGACCTGCCGGATTACCTCGGCCGCGGCGGCCCGCACCTGCATGCCTTGCGCGTGCGGCGCGATGGCGATGGCCTGGCCCTGCTGGTCGATTTCCGCATGGTGCTGGCCGGCCAGACCGTCCAGGGCGGCGATGCGCGCCCGCCGGAACCGCTGGCCGACGGCTTGCGCAGCGTCGCGTTCGCCTATCGCGGGCCCGGCAAGGACGGCCGGCCGGCGCCGTGGCTGTACGAATGGGAGCACCCGGACGCCTTGCCGTCGCAGGTGCGGGTGCGGATCGCCGATGCGCAGGGCGCGTGGCCGGACATGGTGGTCGCCCTGCCGCAGTCGTCGAGTTACGGCGTGGCGCCCGAGGACGCGAAATGA
- the xpsI gene encoding type II secretion system protein XpsI produces MNAIRRHPQAGFTLIEIVVAFAILALGLTLLLGTLSGATRQVRQAGDAGRAALHAQSLLAEFGELPQPGASEGELEQGRYRWRLDVAPWNDPAPSRGPPRIDPNAARLLRLQLQVEWGEGGPAERVQVSSLRLALPQAEGQGPP; encoded by the coding sequence ATGAACGCGATCCGGCGCCATCCGCAGGCGGGCTTCACCCTGATCGAGATCGTCGTCGCCTTCGCGATCCTCGCGCTGGGCCTGACCCTGCTGCTCGGCACCCTGTCCGGCGCCACGCGGCAGGTGCGGCAGGCGGGCGATGCGGGGCGCGCGGCGCTGCATGCGCAGTCGCTGCTCGCCGAGTTCGGCGAACTGCCGCAGCCGGGCGCCAGCGAAGGCGAATTGGAGCAGGGCCGTTATCGCTGGCGGCTGGATGTCGCGCCTTGGAACGATCCGGCGCCGAGCCGTGGACCGCCGCGCATCGATCCGAACGCGGCGCGCCTGCTGCGCCTGCAGTTGCAGGTCGAATGGGGCGAGGGCGGGCCGGCCGAGCGCGTGCAGGTGTCCTCGTTGCGGCTGGCGTTGCCGCAGGCGGAAGGGCAGGGGCCGCCATGA
- the xpsH gene encoding type II secretion system protein XpsH, with protein MMRPRGFSLMELLLVMALIGVASLLAVAAMSGGMQGMKLHAGAKDVAAQMRFARAVAISSGQPQDVLIDPQARRWQGAKGRSGDLPDGGEIVFTGARASQFEGGLVDGGKGAVRFFPDGAATGGRVRMLANGGGWDVDVGWLTGEVRVSRVQAPR; from the coding sequence ATGATGCGACCACGCGGCTTCTCGCTGATGGAATTGCTGCTGGTGATGGCGTTGATCGGCGTCGCCAGCCTGCTGGCCGTGGCCGCGATGAGCGGCGGCATGCAGGGCATGAAGCTGCATGCCGGGGCGAAGGACGTCGCCGCGCAGATGCGTTTCGCGCGCGCGGTGGCGATCAGCAGCGGGCAGCCGCAGGACGTGCTGATCGACCCGCAGGCGCGGCGCTGGCAGGGCGCGAAGGGCCGCAGCGGCGACCTGCCGGATGGCGGCGAGATCGTGTTCACCGGCGCCCGCGCATCGCAATTCGAGGGCGGGCTGGTCGATGGCGGCAAGGGCGCGGTGCGCTTCTTCCCCGACGGCGCGGCCACCGGCGGCCGCGTGCGCATGCTCGCCAATGGCGGCGGCTGGGACGTGGACGTGGGCTGGCTGACCGGCGAAGTGCGCGTGTCGCGCGTGCAGGCGCCGCGATGA
- the gspG gene encoding type II secretion system major pseudopilin GspG: MRNRQFRPVPHASQGGFSLIEIILVVVLIGGIVAFAATRILGGGDRAKVNLAKAQVQTLAEKVGQFQQDTGSLPGSLDDLVKSSATGWLGPYAKQSELKDPWNHPYTYAMPGEGKPFDLASLGADGQAGGDSVNADIKYE, translated from the coding sequence ATGCGCAATCGCCAATTCCGTCCCGTCCCGCATGCGTCGCAAGGCGGCTTCTCGCTGATCGAGATCATCCTGGTGGTGGTGTTGATCGGCGGCATCGTCGCGTTCGCGGCCACCCGCATCCTCGGCGGTGGCGACCGCGCCAAGGTCAACCTGGCCAAGGCGCAGGTGCAGACGCTTGCGGAGAAGGTGGGGCAATTCCAGCAGGACACCGGTTCGCTGCCGGGTTCGCTGGACGACCTGGTCAAGAGTTCGGCGACGGGCTGGCTGGGCCCGTATGCCAAGCAAAGCGAACTGAAGGATCCGTGGAACCATCCCTATACCTACGCGATGCCGGGCGAGGGCAAGCCTTTCGACCTGGCCAGCCTGGGTGCGGACGGACAGGCCGGCGGCGACAGCGTGAACGCCGACATCAAGTACGAATAA
- the xpsF gene encoding type II secretion system protein XpsF, with product MALYRYKALNARGELLDGQMEAASGADVAARLQEQGHLPVEAKLASEAGGESAWRALFKPKPFAGERLVQFTQQLATLLGAGQPLDRALSILLELPEDEAAKRTISDIRDAVRGGASLSAALDRQHGAFSRLFVNMVRAGEAGGSLHDTLQRLADYLERSRALRARVINALVYPAILLAMVGLSLLFLLGYVVPQFSAMYDSLDADLPWFSQLVLGLGVFVRDWWLLLLAVPVLALLWLDRKRRDPVFMLKFDGWLLRNKLAGPLAAKLDTARLARTLGTLLRNGVPLLSALGIARNVLDNRVLANDVDAAADEVKNGIGLSAALGKGKRFPRLALQMIQVGEESGALDAMLLKTADTFEQETSIAMDRLLAALVPAVTLVLATVVGMVILAVLSPIYDLTSVIG from the coding sequence ATGGCGCTGTATCGCTACAAGGCGTTGAACGCGCGCGGCGAATTGCTGGACGGGCAGATGGAGGCCGCCAGCGGCGCCGACGTGGCCGCGCGCCTGCAGGAGCAGGGCCACCTGCCGGTGGAGGCGAAGCTCGCCTCGGAGGCGGGCGGCGAGTCCGCCTGGCGCGCGCTGTTCAAGCCCAAGCCCTTCGCAGGCGAGCGGCTGGTGCAGTTCACCCAGCAGCTGGCGACCCTGCTCGGCGCCGGGCAGCCGCTGGATCGCGCCTTGAGCATCCTGCTGGAACTGCCGGAAGACGAGGCCGCCAAACGCACGATCTCCGACATCCGCGACGCGGTGCGCGGCGGCGCCTCGCTGTCGGCCGCGCTGGATCGCCAGCACGGCGCGTTCAGCCGGCTGTTCGTGAACATGGTGCGCGCCGGCGAGGCGGGCGGCAGCCTGCACGACACCCTGCAGCGCCTGGCCGACTACCTGGAACGTTCGCGCGCGCTGCGCGCCCGCGTCATCAATGCGCTGGTGTATCCGGCGATCCTGCTGGCGATGGTCGGGCTGTCGCTGCTGTTCCTGCTCGGCTACGTGGTGCCGCAGTTCTCGGCGATGTACGACAGCCTGGATGCCGACCTGCCGTGGTTCTCGCAGCTGGTGCTGGGGCTGGGCGTGTTCGTGCGCGACTGGTGGCTGCTGCTGCTGGCGGTCCCGGTGCTGGCGCTGCTGTGGCTGGACCGCAAGCGCCGCGATCCCGTCTTCATGCTGAAGTTCGATGGCTGGCTGTTGCGCAACAAGCTGGCCGGGCCGCTCGCCGCCAAGCTCGATACCGCGCGGCTGGCGCGCACCCTGGGCACCCTGCTGCGCAACGGCGTGCCGTTGCTGTCCGCGCTCGGGATCGCCCGCAACGTGCTGGACAACCGGGTGCTGGCGAACGACGTGGACGCGGCCGCCGACGAGGTCAAGAACGGCATCGGCCTGTCCGCCGCGCTGGGCAAGGGCAAGCGCTTCCCGCGCCTGGCCCTGCAGATGATCCAGGTCGGCGAGGAATCCGGCGCGCTGGACGCGATGCTGCTGAAGACCGCGGACACCTTCGAGCAGGAAACCTCGATCGCGATGGACCGCCTGCTGGCCGCGCTGGTGCCGGCGGTGACCCTGGTGCTGGCGACCGTGGTCGGCATGGTGATCCTGGCGGTGCTGTCGCCGATCTACGACCTGACCAGCGTGATCGGCTGA
- the gspE gene encoding type II secretion system ATPase GspE yields the protein MNAVLSDPAPASPDERIAALLLARGKLKDADLARARRLQEETGGGLLALLARLGLVSERDHAEACATELDLPLRSAKDAPELPPEDAALGLKFMKQFHVVPVAADGERIDVLLADPQDPYVLEAVRLASGREPRPAVALRSEIDELIERWHGQGRSAMEGIVEGAEGEESFDDVEHLRDLASEAPVIRLVNLVIQRAVELRASDIHIEPFENRLKVRYRIDGVLEEGESPPVNLTAAVISRIKIMAKLNIAERRLPQDGRIMARVQGKELDLRVSTIPTAHGESVVMRLLDRETVVLDFARLGFGEHFMPRFQKVLEQPHGILLVTGPTGSGKTTTLYTALSRLNTPDVKIITVEDPVEYQIDGINQIQAKPQIGLDFANALRSIVRQDPDIIMIGEMRDLETARIAIQSALTGHLVLSTLHTNNAAGGITRLLDMGVEDYLLTSTVNGIVAQRLVRKLEPTHAEKYAASPEEIEKFGLRRHQPQGEIFLYRPKPSALSPTGYLGRTTIMELLVMDDEVRRAVMRHAGMDEIERLARQGGMSTMYEVGIAKALRGETTIEEVLRVTEDA from the coding sequence ATGAATGCCGTCCTCTCCGACCCCGCCCCGGCCAGCCCCGATGAACGCATCGCCGCCCTGCTGCTGGCGCGCGGCAAGCTGAAGGACGCAGACCTCGCCCGCGCGCGCCGCCTGCAGGAAGAAACCGGCGGCGGCCTGCTGGCCCTGCTGGCGCGGCTCGGGCTGGTGTCCGAACGCGACCATGCCGAGGCCTGCGCGACCGAGCTGGACCTGCCGTTGCGCAGCGCCAAGGACGCGCCGGAGTTGCCGCCGGAAGACGCGGCGCTGGGCCTGAAGTTCATGAAGCAGTTCCACGTGGTGCCGGTGGCGGCCGATGGCGAACGCATCGACGTGCTGCTGGCCGACCCGCAGGATCCCTACGTGCTGGAGGCGGTGCGCCTGGCCAGCGGGCGCGAGCCGCGCCCGGCGGTGGCGTTGCGCAGCGAAATCGACGAATTGATCGAGCGCTGGCACGGCCAGGGGCGCAGCGCGATGGAGGGCATCGTCGAGGGCGCCGAAGGCGAGGAGAGTTTCGACGACGTCGAGCACCTGCGCGACCTGGCCTCGGAAGCGCCGGTGATCCGCCTGGTCAACCTGGTGATCCAGCGCGCGGTGGAACTGCGCGCGTCGGACATCCACATCGAGCCGTTCGAGAACCGGCTGAAGGTGCGCTACCGCATCGACGGCGTGCTGGAAGAGGGCGAGTCGCCGCCGGTGAACCTCACGGCGGCGGTGATTTCGCGCATCAAGATCATGGCCAAGCTCAACATCGCCGAACGCCGGCTGCCGCAGGATGGGCGGATCATGGCGCGGGTGCAGGGCAAGGAGCTCGACCTGCGCGTCAGCACCATCCCGACCGCGCACGGCGAGTCGGTGGTGATGCGCCTGCTCGACCGCGAGACCGTGGTGCTGGACTTCGCCAGGCTCGGCTTCGGCGAGCACTTCATGCCGCGCTTCCAGAAGGTGCTGGAACAGCCGCACGGGATCCTGCTGGTCACCGGCCCCACCGGTTCCGGCAAGACCACGACGCTGTACACCGCGCTCTCCAGGCTCAACACGCCGGACGTCAAGATCATCACCGTCGAGGATCCGGTCGAATACCAGATCGACGGGATCAACCAGATCCAGGCCAAGCCGCAGATCGGGCTGGACTTCGCCAATGCGCTGCGCAGCATCGTCCGCCAGGACCCGGACATCATCATGATCGGCGAAATGCGCGACCTCGAGACCGCGCGCATCGCCATCCAGTCCGCGCTCACCGGCCACCTGGTGCTGAGCACCCTGCATACCAACAACGCCGCCGGCGGCATCACCCGCCTGCTCGACATGGGCGTGGAGGATTACCTGCTGACCTCCACGGTCAACGGCATCGTCGCCCAGCGCCTGGTGCGCAAGCTGGAGCCGACGCATGCGGAGAAGTACGCCGCCTCGCCGGAGGAGATCGAGAAATTCGGCCTGCGCCGGCACCAGCCGCAGGGCGAGATCTTCCTGTACCGGCCGAAGCCGTCCGCGCTGTCGCCGACCGGTTACCTCGGCCGCACCACGATCATGGAACTGCTGGTGATGGACGACGAGGTGCGCCGCGCGGTGATGCGCCACGCCGGCATGGACGAGATCGAACGCCTCGCGCGGCAGGGCGGGATGAGCACGATGTACGAGGTCGGCATCGCCAAGGCCTTGCGCGGCGAAACCACGATCGAGGAAGTGCTGCGCGTGACCGAGGACGCCTGA